In Bacillus sp. S3, the sequence AATTAAAAGAAAATATAATGGGTGCATTGGAGCTAGTGATCGATCCGGAGCTGGGCGTTGATATTGTAAACTTGGGTTTGGTTTATAATGCTGAAATGGACGAGGAAGGTAAAGTGACAATCACAATGACGTTAACATCAATGGGCTGTCCGCTTGCAGGAACCATTGTAGACCAAGTGAAAAGAGCTTTAGCCGATATTCCTGAAATTAAGGATGTTGATGTGGACATTGTTTGGAATCCGCCTTGGAATAAAGAGATGATGTCACGTTACGCAAAAATTGCCTTAGGCATTCGCTAGGAATTTAAGAAAAGGCCTGAAATATGAAAACAGTGGACATTCCGCTGTTTTTTTTCATTCACAAAACGGACATATATAACTTCACGGTTGTGAGATAGTTCACTTTTTTTAACTATAAACACCTTTATAATACAGAGTATTAAGGCTGTTTGATAGTTTGAACCAGCTGTCTAGGAGGCGTTTTATTTGTCTTTTAACCGAGATTTTAATAAAGATCCGTTTATCGTAATTTGGGAGCTGACACGTGCCTGCCAATTAAAATGTCTGCATTGCCGCGCCGATGCACAATATACAAGAGATCCACGCGAACTTTC encodes:
- a CDS encoding metal-sulfur cluster assembly factor encodes the protein MNEELKENIMGALELVIDPELGVDIVNLGLVYNAEMDEEGKVTITMTLTSMGCPLAGTIVDQVKRALADIPEIKDVDVDIVWNPPWNKEMMSRYAKIALGIR